DNA from Sulfurimonas gotlandica GD1:
GTTTTAATGTAGTGTTAGGCATTTAAAGCTTTTTGAAAAAATTCTACCATGTCATCCATATTTGAGTTCATCTCTTTTGCATCTTTACACTCAAGCAGAACCCGAAGTTTATTTTCTGTTCCAGAATATCTTATGAGGTGGCGAATATTTTTTGCATCTAATTCTTTAAGTTTTGCATCTAATCCATCAATCTTATTTAATGGCATTTTAGTCTTAATGTTAATATTTACAAGCTTTTGAGGGTACAAACTAAATGGTCGGAGAGCTTCAGATGCTTTGCTCTTTGTGTTTATAAGTAATGCAAGAGTTTGAAGAGCACTTACAAGCCCATCGCCAGTTTTTGCAAAATCATTTACAATTACATGCCCACTCTGCTCGCCACCAAAGTTAATGCCCTCTTTTTTCATAATCTCTAAAACATTTTTGTCACCTACATCTGAGCGAAATAGTTTCAGTCCTTTAGAGCCCATAAAATCTTCTAGAGCTTTATTGCTCATTACAGTAGAAACAATTCCGCCGCCTTTTAATACACCTCTATCGTTCATGTAAGAACCAAGTGCACCTAAAAGCTGATCTCCATCTATAATCTCTCCATTCTCATCCACCACAACAAGTCTGTCAGCATCTCCATCAAGTGCTATTCCCAAATCAGCCCTAAACTTGACAACACTCTCACACAAATCTTTTGTATGCAGTGCTCCACAGTTTTCATTGATATTAAATCCATCAGGTTTATTGTGCAGTACAACTACATCAGCGCCAAGCTCTTCCAATACAGTTGGTCCTACTATATAACCAGCTCCATTTGCAGCGTCAAGAACTATTCTCATACCACTTAAAGAGAGTTCTCTTGGAAAAGAATTTTTAAGAGCAACTATATATCGCCCTATTACATCATCTATTCTTTTTGCTTTACCAATATTTTTTGCAGTAACTTGAGCTTCTTGTATTCTCTCATCATCACCGTAGATAGCTTCAATCTCTGCTTCGACTTCATGAGATAGTTTATCTCCATGTCTATCAAAAAATTTAATTCCATTATCTTCATATGAATTGTGAGATGCACTAATCATAATACCAGCATCACATCTCATATTTTCTGTAATAAAAGCGATAGCCGGGGTAGGCATTGGCCCTATTTCAATAACATCGTAACCAATTGCTGTTAAACCGCTAACAATTGCATTCTCTATCATATATCCACTTCTACGAGTGTCTTTACCAATTAAAATTCTGTTTGTCGTTGAGTGGGCTTTAAAGTATATCCCTGCTGCCATTGCAATTCTCATCGCTAAAGTAGCACTTAAAAAAGAGCCAGCTTCACCTCTTACTCCATCTGTTCCGAATAATTTCATAGTAATTCCCAGTTTTAAAGTTTCATATTTTAGCGCAAATAGCTTAATTATTGCAATTTACCTTGTCTTTAACTTAATTTTAATTATCTTTAAGCTAGAATTGCGCACTAAAAAATTAATGAGAAGGACTCATGCATGGCAAATCACAAGTCATCAATTAAGAGAATTCGCCAGACTATCGTTCGTACAGAGCGTAATCGTTTCTATAGAACTCGTCTTAAAAACATCGTAAAAGGTGTGAATTCTGCGGTTGAAGCAGGAAATAAAGAAGAAGCAGCTGCGGCACTTAAAGTAGCTAACAAACAAATTCACAAATTTGTAAGTAAAGGTATCTTAAAAAAAGAAACTGCAGCTAGAAAAGTTAGTCGTCTACACAAATCTGTAAACGCTATATAATAAGAGCATAAAATAATGCTCTCAGATAAACTTAATCCGTTTATCAACCGTTATAACGAACTTAGTGAACTACTAAGTTCGCCTGACATAACTTCTGACATCAAGAGGATGACAGCTCTCTCAAAAGAACAATCTTCACTTTTACCAATTGTTGAAAAAGCAAAAGAATACAAATCTATAATTAAGCAAATTGCTGAAACTAAAGAGATGTTGGGTGATCCTGAAATGATTGACATGGCGAAAGAAGAACTTAAAGAGCTTGAGCCTCAGATTCCACTTATAGAAGAAAGTATCAAACTTCTACTTCTACCAAAAGATCAAAATGATGATAGAAATATTATTGTTGAGCTTCGTGCTGGAGCTGGTGGAGATGAAGCTGCTATCTTTGTAGGTGATCTTTTTGATGCTTATACTCGCTATGCTGAAGTTAAGGGTTGGAAAGTTGAACTTTTAAGTACTTCTCCATCAGATGCTGGCGGATTTAAAGAAGTTATTGCCCTTATTAAGGGTGACCAGGTTTATAGCAGGTTGAAATATGAAGGTGGAATTCACCGTGTTCAAAGAGTTCCAGAAACAGAATCACAAGGG
Protein-coding regions in this window:
- the rpsT gene encoding 30S ribosomal protein S20, which gives rise to MANHKSSIKRIRQTIVRTERNRFYRTRLKNIVKGVNSAVEAGNKEEAAAALKVANKQIHKFVSKGILKKETAARKVSRLHKSVNAI
- the glmM gene encoding phosphoglucosamine mutase: MKLFGTDGVRGEAGSFLSATLAMRIAMAAGIYFKAHSTTNRILIGKDTRRSGYMIENAIVSGLTAIGYDVIEIGPMPTPAIAFITENMRCDAGIMISASHNSYEDNGIKFFDRHGDKLSHEVEAEIEAIYGDDERIQEAQVTAKNIGKAKRIDDVIGRYIVALKNSFPRELSLSGMRIVLDAANGAGYIVGPTVLEELGADVVVLHNKPDGFNINENCGALHTKDLCESVVKFRADLGIALDGDADRLVVVDENGEIIDGDQLLGALGSYMNDRGVLKGGGIVSTVMSNKALEDFMGSKGLKLFRSDVGDKNVLEIMKKEGINFGGEQSGHVIVNDFAKTGDGLVSALQTLALLINTKSKASEALRPFSLYPQKLVNINIKTKMPLNKIDGLDAKLKELDAKNIRHLIRYSGTENKLRVLLECKDAKEMNSNMDDMVEFFQKALNA
- the prfA gene encoding peptide chain release factor 1 — translated: MLSDKLNPFINRYNELSELLSSPDITSDIKRMTALSKEQSSLLPIVEKAKEYKSIIKQIAETKEMLGDPEMIDMAKEELKELEPQIPLIEESIKLLLLPKDQNDDRNIIVELRAGAGGDEAAIFVGDLFDAYTRYAEVKGWKVELLSTSPSDAGGFKEVIALIKGDQVYSRLKYEGGIHRVQRVPETESQGRVHTSAITVAVMPEVDDVEVVINENDLKIDVMRSSGCGGQSVNTTDSAVRITHLPTGLVVTNQDQKSQHKNKEKAMKVLKARLYDLEMQEAQSKDSEARLAQVGSGDRSGRIRTYNYPQNRMSDHRITLTLYRLNEIMNGGLLDEVIEPLITDHQAKIVEAAGL